The following proteins are co-located in the Planctomycetota bacterium genome:
- the lpxC gene encoding UDP-3-O-acyl-N-acetylglucosamine deacetylase, translating into MLPQTTIANSVTVDGPGLFSGEPARLTFRPAEPDTGIRFQRSAGDVRADIPALIDNLLERPRHTCLRNGSLRVETVEHCLAALAGLGIRNTVISVESDAEGSGEGFSGELPMVDGSSRPFVDAVLEAGVQEQAGTVEPLIIRQPVQVAHGDATLAALPGPTDHLEILYQFEDEGPDGTGVVGRQTKFFKLYPPYAGKGTADDFVEQIAPARTFIFEHEAEELRRRGFGKHLTPRDLLVIGKDGPVENAYRFEDELVRHKILDLIGDLSLVGRPLCGRLVAYKSGHGLNHRLARQLLLQRQSDARSAMLDRTDAAMDVRAIQRILPHRFPMLLVDKVLEIDGDQKAVGVKNVTFNDIYFQGHYPGTPIFPGVLIVEAMAQLGGILLSRKLEHTGKLAVLLSMDRVKMRTPVVPGDQLILEARAVRVKSRTGHMRCKAYVQDKTAAEADIKFMLVDAEPVV; encoded by the coding sequence GTGCTGCCGCAGACAACAATTGCCAATTCGGTCACGGTGGACGGCCCTGGGCTCTTTTCCGGCGAGCCGGCCCGGCTGACCTTTCGACCGGCCGAGCCGGACACCGGCATCCGGTTCCAACGCTCCGCCGGGGATGTGCGGGCGGACATACCCGCCCTGATCGACAATCTCCTCGAACGCCCTCGCCACACCTGCCTCCGCAACGGGTCGCTGCGGGTCGAAACCGTGGAGCACTGCCTCGCCGCCCTTGCCGGACTGGGCATTCGGAACACCGTCATCAGCGTCGAGAGCGACGCGGAGGGGTCAGGAGAGGGCTTTTCCGGCGAACTGCCGATGGTTGACGGCTCGAGCCGGCCGTTCGTGGACGCCGTTCTGGAAGCCGGCGTTCAAGAGCAGGCCGGCACGGTCGAGCCGCTGATCATCCGCCAACCGGTTCAGGTCGCCCACGGCGACGCCACCCTCGCCGCCCTGCCCGGGCCGACCGACCACCTGGAAATCCTGTATCAGTTCGAGGATGAAGGCCCCGACGGCACCGGCGTGGTGGGACGTCAAACGAAGTTTTTCAAGCTCTACCCGCCCTACGCCGGGAAGGGCACGGCGGACGATTTCGTCGAGCAGATCGCCCCGGCACGCACGTTCATCTTCGAACACGAAGCCGAGGAACTCCGCCGGCGCGGCTTCGGCAAGCACCTGACCCCGCGCGACCTGCTCGTCATCGGCAAGGACGGCCCCGTCGAGAACGCTTACCGGTTCGAGGACGAACTGGTCCGGCACAAAATCCTCGACCTCATCGGTGATCTCTCGCTGGTGGGACGGCCGCTCTGCGGTCGGCTCGTCGCCTATAAGTCCGGGCACGGCCTCAACCACCGCCTCGCCCGCCAACTGCTGCTCCAACGCCAGTCCGACGCCCGGTCGGCGATGCTTGACCGTACCGACGCCGCCATGGACGTTCGAGCGATCCAGCGCATCCTGCCGCACCGCTTCCCCATGCTGCTGGTGGACAAAGTGCTGGAAATCGACGGCGACCAAAAGGCGGTCGGCGTCAAGAACGTCACGTTCAACGACATCTACTTTCAGGGCCACTACCCCGGCACGCCGATCTTCCCGGGCGTGCTGATCGTCGAAGCGATGGCTCAGCTTGGCGGTATCCTGCTGAGCCGAAAGCTCGAACACACCGGTAAGTTGGCCGTCCTGTTGAGCATGGACCGCGTGAAGATGCGGACTCCCGTCGTGCCCGGCGATCAGCTCATCCTCGAGGCCCGCGCGGTGCGGGTCAAAAGCCGGACCGGTCACATGCGCTGCAAGGCCTACGTCCAAGACAAGACGGCGGCCGAGGCGGACATCAAATTCATGCTCGTCGACGCCGAGCCGGTGGTCTGA
- the lpxA gene encoding acyl-ACP--UDP-N-acetylglucosamine O-acyltransferase, translating into MANLFNNLSTVFRSGSSAVMHGFGWDADTPAEADTRGDRTGVAVLDERASNSAVANPSASNTAMSSTAAMPRTAEHDDDLLRNHQRDARLLHEELRGLRGDGKPVIHPLAAVHENACIGEGTVIGPFCVIGPDVVIGRNNKLTNNVTIVGRTVVGDHNLFHPNCVIGSEPQDKKYRGEPTRTEIGDYNCLREAVTIHAGTIQGGSVTSIGDYNLLMVNAHFGHDVRWGSHSIVANNCMIAGHVHSGDGVALMGGVGVHHFTTIGDYSYIAAYAQISKDVPPFVKVDDEGSVRGLNGVGLLRHGHSTDDIEALGEMVRRLWIRRDRAPFAEVRRELERSATNPCVRQVLAFLRRRDQGVNGRYREGLRAD; encoded by the coding sequence ATGGCGAACCTCTTCAATAACCTTTCCACAGTTTTTCGCTCGGGTTCCAGCGCCGTCATGCACGGCTTTGGCTGGGATGCCGACACTCCCGCCGAGGCTGACACACGCGGCGACCGCACTGGTGTCGCCGTCCTCGACGAGCGGGCATCCAACAGCGCCGTCGCCAATCCCTCGGCGTCCAACACAGCGATGTCCAGCACTGCCGCGATGCCCCGCACCGCCGAACACGACGACGACCTGCTGCGCAATCACCAGCGTGATGCCCGCCTGCTCCATGAAGAGTTGCGTGGCCTCCGCGGTGACGGCAAGCCGGTCATCCACCCGTTGGCCGCCGTTCACGAGAACGCGTGCATCGGCGAGGGCACCGTCATCGGCCCGTTCTGCGTCATCGGCCCCGACGTGGTCATCGGCCGCAACAACAAGTTGACCAACAACGTCACCATCGTCGGCCGCACCGTCGTCGGCGATCACAACCTGTTCCACCCCAACTGCGTGATCGGCTCGGAGCCGCAGGACAAGAAGTATCGCGGCGAGCCCACCCGCACCGAGATCGGCGACTACAACTGCCTCCGCGAGGCGGTCACCATCCACGCCGGCACCATCCAGGGCGGCAGCGTCACCAGCATCGGCGACTACAACCTGCTGATGGTCAACGCCCACTTCGGCCACGACGTCCGCTGGGGCAGTCACTCCATCGTCGCCAACAACTGCATGATCGCCGGCCACGTCCACTCCGGCGACGGCGTCGCGCTCATGGGCGGCGTCGGCGTACATCATTTCACGACCATCGGCGACTACTCCTACATCGCGGCCTACGCCCAGATTTCCAAGGACGTCCCCCCCTTCGTCAAAGTCGACGACGAAGGGAGCGTTCGCGGACTCAACGGCGTCGGCCTTCTCCGTCACGGCCACTCCACCGACGACATCGAAGCCCTGGGCGAGATGGTCCGCCGGCTCTGGATCCGCCGCGACCGGGCACCGTTCGCCGAAGTTCGCCGCGAACTCGAACGCTCCGCGACGAACCCGTGCGTCCGCCAAGTCCTCGCCTTCCTCCGCCGCCGCGACCAAGGCGTCAACGGCCGCTACCGCGAAGGCCTGCGAGCAGACTAA
- a CDS encoding Gfo/Idh/MocA family oxidoreductase has translation MLPVGVIGCGRMGRLHARVYGEMPNVELVSVCDADGDNARRVAETYGGRHTTDVTDLIGNVKAVTIAVPTIHHLEVAKPLLEAGIACLIEKPLAQDTATAREIAELAAKHDAVVQVGHIERFNPVVRSLRSLSITPRFIEVTRVSPMTFRSVDVGVVLDMMIHDIDIVTWLAGSTVEGVEAVGVPVLVPGVEDVCNARIRYANGCVANLTASRMALKTERKLRVFSPEAYVSLDYHKKAGVFIRKGDNVEKMRQLVEQLRSGEVRDLGDIDYEELVNVEQLTIDDTEPLRAQADSFIAAATGEQKPEISAEDGMRAVETAEKIVAAIPEVSV, from the coding sequence ATGCTTCCAGTAGGTGTGATCGGTTGTGGCCGGATGGGTCGTTTGCATGCGCGGGTGTATGGCGAGATGCCGAACGTCGAGCTCGTGTCGGTGTGTGATGCCGACGGAGACAACGCCCGGCGTGTGGCCGAGACCTATGGCGGCCGGCACACCACCGACGTCACCGACCTCATCGGCAACGTCAAGGCCGTCACCATCGCGGTGCCGACCATCCATCACCTCGAAGTCGCCAAGCCCCTGCTCGAAGCCGGCATCGCCTGCCTGATCGAAAAGCCCCTGGCCCAGGACACCGCCACGGCCCGCGAGATCGCCGAGCTCGCCGCCAAGCACGACGCCGTCGTGCAGGTCGGGCACATCGAACGGTTCAACCCGGTGGTGCGTTCGCTGCGGAGCCTTTCGATCACGCCACGGTTCATCGAGGTCACGCGCGTGTCGCCGATGACGTTCCGCAGCGTCGACGTGGGCGTGGTGCTGGACATGATGATCCACGACATCGACATCGTGACCTGGCTGGCGGGCAGCACGGTCGAAGGCGTCGAGGCGGTCGGGGTGCCGGTGTTGGTGCCGGGCGTCGAGGACGTGTGCAACGCGCGGATTCGCTACGCCAACGGCTGCGTCGCCAACCTCACCGCGAGCCGGATGGCGCTCAAGACCGAACGCAAGCTCCGCGTGTTCAGCCCCGAGGCGTACGTCTCACTCGACTACCACAAGAAGGCCGGCGTCTTCATTCGCAAGGGCGACAACGTCGAGAAGATGCGGCAGCTCGTCGAGCAACTCCGCAGCGGCGAGGTGCGTGACCTCGGCGACATCGACTACGAGGAACTCGTCAACGTCGAGCAACTCACCATCGACGATACCGAACCGTTGCGGGCGCAGGCCGACAGCTTCATCGCCGCCGCGACGGGTGAGCAGAAGCCCGAGATCAGCGCCGAGGACGGCATGCGTGCCGTGGAAACCGCCGAGAAGATCGTGGCCGCGATCCCGGAAGTGTCGGTCTAA